The genome window ATATATGATATGTTGGAATTAAAAATTTAAGCTCCACATTTGTCCCAGTCTTTTTCAGTCGTATCTCCATCTTTTATACCTAGGCTAAACTGTATGAATCGATTATTATTACAGGATAAATAAACTTTTAGCAGGGTCTTTTGAATTACAATATTAAACAAATATTTATTATACAAGTAATTATTTTCGTCCTCTCCATTATATTAGTCGCCGTAGGAAGCATTACGTTCTTTTCTGTTCAACAGGTAGAATCTAGGGTTATTACCGATTTTCATCACGACCTTGAGATAGCTACGGCACAATTCAACTACAAATGCAGCATGTCCCGGGAAAACATCCATGCCATTTCCAGCCGTTCCATGATCAGAAATGAACTTTACAAATGGCACAAAATGGAAATTACATTAGACGAGGTAAAAGAATTTTCCCAATCTAAATATGTAGATGGTGCCTCCGTATATGCAAATTTGATCTATGCCTATAGAAAAGATTTACAAGACAATATCATTGCCAAATATGAGAACGAACCGATCCCGAAACATATACCTGAATATGATAAATTTTATTTTGATGAAGACGGATACTATCTTATCCTTAGAAGTGAAATCCTTTCAAATTCGGAACTCATAGGATATGATACAGCAGCCTTTAGAATAGGAAATTTCACAAGAGGAAAATCAGAACTATTTCAAACGACAAGGATACAGGATTTTCCCGAACGAAACGATTCAATCAGAAACTATTCTGTGACTCTACCCATCGGAGAGAATGGATGCTATGTCTATGCGAAATTGAACCAGCAGTATTTAAAATCTGAAATTATCAATAGAATCATCAGCATCCTGATTCACTCTCTTTTAATTATCCTGGTTGTAATTGTTGTGTCATACCTGACTATTTTGAAACTGACCTACAGACTCGTCCAAGAACTTACAGACTCATCATTAATTGATCCACTAACAAACCTGGCAAATAGAAAAGCACTCTGGGAAAGTACGGCCGAGACTTTGAGTAAATCTTCACGATACAGATTTACCTTTGCACTCCTTTATATAGATATAGACGGCTTTAAACCCGTCAATGATACCTATGGACATGCAACAGGCGATCAAATACTCAAAATGATTAGTTTAAGATTACTGGATACGGTAAGAACATCAGATACTGTTTTCAGGATAGGCGGGGATGAATTCGTCGTACTCATATCGCAAATTGAGAAGAACAGCCACGCCTGTTTGATCGCAGAGAAGATCCATAAGTCTCTTTCAGACTCTTATGAAATTGATGCTTTAAAAATCAAAATTGGCGCGAGTATCGGCATTTCCATATCAAACCCGGATAAGATTGAAACTGTTGATAGATTGATATCTATGGCCGATTCTGCAATGTATGAAGTCAAAAACTCGGGGAAAAATAATTACAAGATTTATTCAGAATAGGTTTGAGAAGACTTGAAACTCTATCAACACGATGACATCTCCACACCCCTTCGTTTGACCGCCTCGAGACCGTTGTCAATCAAACAATGAGTTCCATCTTCCTCCTCATCCGTGCATCATGGTACTCGTCGATATCCTTCAGACATTGGGTCTGTTTTTCACTGTCAAACCCCGCAAAAAGGTTGTCATCTGTCATATGAGCCACACCACAACCCTTCTTGGTCTGCATAATAATGACAGAAGGTATATCCGCAGCATGGGCAGCTTCAATAGCTGTGGCTAACTGGTACATGTCATTTCCATCCTCAACATCAATGACATGAAAACCGAAAGCGCTCCATTTATCAGCCAGTGGTTCAATTCCCATGGCTTCTTCTGTACAGCCGTCCAGCATACTGTGGTTCCTGTCAATAATGGGAATGACATTGGATAGATTGTAATGGGAGATAGCCATAGCCGCTTCCCAGTTAGAACCTTCATTGCTTTCTCCATCCCCAAGTAGGCAATAGGTCCTGAAGTTCTGTTCTCTCAGCCAGGCCGATAAGGCCAACCCAAAAGCAAGGGGAAGTCCATGGCCCAGAGATCCTGTAGAAGCGTCCAATCCTGGAACTTTATTCTTGTCCAGATACATACCC of Oceanispirochaeta crateris contains these proteins:
- a CDS encoding GGDEF domain-containing protein gives rise to the protein MNYNIKQIFIIQVIIFVLSIILVAVGSITFFSVQQVESRVITDFHHDLEIATAQFNYKCSMSRENIHAISSRSMIRNELYKWHKMEITLDEVKEFSQSKYVDGASVYANLIYAYRKDLQDNIIAKYENEPIPKHIPEYDKFYFDEDGYYLILRSEILSNSELIGYDTAAFRIGNFTRGKSELFQTTRIQDFPERNDSIRNYSVTLPIGENGCYVYAKLNQQYLKSEIINRIISILIHSLLIILVVIVVSYLTILKLTYRLVQELTDSSLIDPLTNLANRKALWESTAETLSKSSRYRFTFALLYIDIDGFKPVNDTYGHATGDQILKMISLRLLDTVRTSDTVFRIGGDEFVVLISQIEKNSHACLIAEKIHKSLSDSYEIDALKIKIGASIGISISNPDKIETVDRLISMADSAMYEVKNSGKNNYKIYSE
- a CDS encoding transketolase produces the protein MPLEREEFLMLEQKARDLRKLIIKTVVWAGSSHIGGSLSAIDLLTILYYKYMNIDVSIPDWEDRDRFILSKGHIGVGFAPVLADKGYFPLHWLETFNHTHSQLGMYLDKNKVPGLDASTGSLGHGLPLAFGLALSAWLREQNFRTYCLLGDGESNEGSNWEAAMAISHYNLSNVIPIIDRNHSMLDGCTEEAMGIEPLADKWSAFGFHVIDVEDGNDMYQLATAIEAAHAADIPSVIIMQTKKGCGVAHMTDDNLFAGFDSEKQTQCLKDIDEYHDARMRRKMELIV